The following proteins come from a genomic window of Nostoc sp. ATCC 53789:
- a CDS encoding cation:proton antiporter: protein MHIVILVLVEVLIIIGLSRLVGLAFRSIKQPLVIGEIVAGIMLGPSLFGLVAPHLAITLFPPETIPFLNVLSQVGLIFFMFLIGLELNPKYLSGQLEVAVLTSHVSILVPFSLGTLLAAILYPLVSNASVSFTAFALFLGAAMSITAFPVLARIITENNLQGTRLGTLALTCAAVDDVTAWCLLAVAIAVARTGDFAGAIPTIIASIVYIGLMLTAGRWFLQRLARHYLRAGRLSQLLLAGIYMAVVASALITELIGIHLIFGAFLLGAAMPKNEDLVRELAIKTEDFVLIFLLPIFFAYSGLKTQIGLLNRPELWLLCALVLGVAIAGKYVGTYVAARVSGISKREASALGWLMNTRGLTELIVLNIGLELGVISPLIFTMLVIMALVTTFMTSPLLEWTYPKKLIRLDMVEPELEAETVLDTSAGDETYPHPFRILVPVANPSTQKGLVQLAVALAQPAVGVALNYRYPAVVNPLSLIEFQEDYAFESTPVEADRLIAQRRQQLEELINTLEPSETRSCVHPIVRISSNVARETAQIATLEQVDLILVGWHRPAFSSNRLGGRVGQILTTAPVDVAVFVDKGKERLESLLVPYSANIHDDLALILALRLLINRETCMLQILQIAANHTREELSYELHTMMEQLPTSVRDRIQIKIVEAPEPIQAVIQASEGVDLTIAGTSRTWGIERQTLGRYTDQLAIQCRSSLLITRRYSQVTAHLASMLPEVSSQEPTLRN from the coding sequence ATGCACATAGTTATTCTCGTTCTGGTTGAAGTACTGATTATTATTGGACTTTCACGGTTAGTAGGGCTAGCATTCCGTTCTATTAAGCAACCTTTGGTAATTGGTGAGATTGTTGCCGGGATTATGCTTGGCCCATCTTTATTTGGTTTAGTTGCCCCCCATTTAGCAATTACCTTGTTTCCACCAGAAACTATTCCTTTTTTAAATGTTTTGTCTCAGGTGGGATTAATATTTTTCATGTTTCTGATTGGGCTAGAACTAAATCCAAAATATCTTAGTGGGCAATTAGAAGTAGCTGTTTTAACTTCTCATGTCAGCATTTTAGTGCCGTTTTCCTTGGGAACATTGCTAGCTGCGATCCTTTATCCCCTAGTTTCTAATGCAAGTGTATCCTTCACTGCCTTTGCCTTATTTTTGGGGGCGGCAATGTCGATTACGGCCTTTCCAGTGTTGGCGCGAATCATTACTGAAAACAATTTACAAGGAACGCGTTTAGGAACCTTGGCGCTAACTTGTGCAGCCGTAGACGATGTAACAGCTTGGTGTCTCTTGGCAGTAGCGATCGCAGTTGCTCGAACTGGTGACTTTGCTGGTGCGATACCCACAATTATCGCCAGCATAGTTTACATCGGCTTGATGTTGACGGCGGGACGTTGGTTCCTGCAACGCCTTGCCAGACACTATCTTCGTGCGGGACGACTCAGCCAATTGCTGCTAGCTGGGATTTATATGGCTGTGGTTGCGTCGGCATTAATTACCGAACTAATTGGTATTCACTTAATTTTTGGGGCATTTTTACTGGGAGCAGCAATGCCCAAAAATGAAGATTTAGTCCGGGAATTGGCAATAAAAACCGAAGATTTTGTTTTGATATTCTTGCTGCCGATATTTTTTGCCTACAGTGGCTTAAAGACACAGATTGGTTTGCTCAACCGTCCAGAATTGTGGCTTTTGTGTGCGTTAGTTTTAGGAGTTGCGATCGCAGGCAAATATGTTGGCACTTATGTCGCAGCCCGTGTCAGTGGCATTAGTAAACGGGAAGCCTCGGCACTCGGTTGGTTAATGAATACTCGCGGCTTGACCGAACTGATAGTACTAAACATTGGTCTAGAGTTAGGGGTAATTTCCCCTTTAATATTTACCATGCTGGTAATTATGGCATTGGTAACTACATTCATGACCTCGCCATTGCTGGAATGGACATATCCGAAGAAGCTGATCAGGTTAGATATGGTGGAACCGGAGTTGGAAGCAGAAACAGTTCTAGATACTTCTGCTGGAGATGAAACTTACCCTCATCCTTTCCGAATTTTGGTGCCAGTGGCTAATCCAAGTACCCAAAAAGGTTTAGTACAGTTGGCAGTAGCCTTGGCACAGCCCGCCGTCGGTGTCGCTCTCAATTACCGATATCCTGCCGTTGTTAACCCCCTTAGCCTGATTGAATTTCAAGAAGATTATGCCTTTGAAAGTACCCCAGTTGAAGCAGACCGATTAATCGCCCAGCGCCGCCAGCAACTAGAAGAATTAATTAATACTCTCGAACCGTCAGAAACTCGTTCTTGTGTGCATCCTATCGTTCGCATATCCAGCAACGTTGCCCGCGAAACAGCACAGATTGCCACATTAGAACAAGTTGATCTAATTCTTGTAGGCTGGCATCGGCCAGCTTTTAGTAGTAATCGTTTAGGTGGACGAGTCGGACAAATACTTACCACCGCCCCAGTAGATGTAGCAGTATTTGTAGACAAAGGCAAAGAGCGATTAGAAAGTCTACTTGTACCTTATTCTGCAAATATTCATGATGATTTAGCACTAATACTAGCTTTAAGACTGCTAATCAATCGTGAGACTTGTATGTTGCAAATATTACAGATAGCAGCAAATCACACTAGAGAAGAATTGAGTTACGAACTGCACACGATGATGGAGCAGTTGCCCACCAGTGTACGCGATCGCATTCAAATTAAAATTGTCGAAGCCCCAGAACCAATCCAAGCTGTAATTCAAGCCTCAGAAGGTGTTGACTTAACTATTGCTGGCACCAGCCGCACTTGGGGTATCGAACGCCAAACCTTGGGAAGATATACAGATCAATTAGCTATCCAATGTCGTTCTTCCCTGTTGATTACCCGCCGCTACAGTCAAGTTACCGCTCACCTTGCCTCTATGCTGCCTGAAGTTAGTAGTCAAGAGCCAACATTGAGGAATTGA
- a CDS encoding 50S ribosomal protein L23 — MPSFDPRDLADLVRRPIVTEKATILMEQNKYTFEVIPKASKPEIKAAIEDLFQVKVVKVNTTLPPRKKRRVGKFIGYKPQYKRAIVTVAPGDEDKIRQVLFPEV, encoded by the coding sequence GTGCCTAGCTTTGACCCCCGCGACCTTGCCGACTTAGTACGTCGCCCAATAGTCACCGAGAAGGCGACTATCTTGATGGAGCAAAATAAGTACACCTTTGAAGTAATTCCAAAGGCATCCAAGCCAGAAATCAAGGCTGCGATCGAAGACTTATTTCAGGTCAAGGTTGTAAAAGTCAACACCACCTTACCACCACGTAAAAAGCGGCGCGTTGGTAAATTTATCGGTTATAAGCCCCAATATAAGCGAGCCATTGTTACAGTCGCACCTGGGGATGAAGACAAGATTAGACAAGTTCTATTCCCAGAAGTCTAG
- the rpsS gene encoding 30S ribosomal protein S19: MGRSLKKGPFVADHLLKKIEKLNDNNRKEVIKTWSRASTILPLMVGHTIAVHNGRQHVPVFVNEQMVGHKLGEFAPTRTYRGHGKSDKKAGR; the protein is encoded by the coding sequence ATGGGTCGTTCTCTAAAAAAAGGTCCTTTCGTTGCGGATCATCTCTTAAAGAAAATTGAAAAGCTCAACGACAACAACAGAAAAGAAGTTATTAAAACTTGGTCAAGAGCTTCAACAATTTTGCCTCTAATGGTAGGTCATACCATAGCTGTTCACAACGGACGACAACACGTTCCAGTTTTTGTAAATGAACAGATGGTAGGACACAAGTTGGGTGAATTTGCCCCGACACGCACCTACAGGGGTCATGGAAAAAGCGACAAAAAAGCGGGTAGGTAG
- a CDS encoding NAD(P)H-quinone oxidoreductase subunit N codes for MALITTGNGLIRDLEKFGALGVYVPLEGGYEGRYQRRLRAAGYTTLHITAKGLGDVAAYLTRIHGVRPPHLGKKSTGSGAAVGQVYYLPPILNSHLEQLPPKSKGLVLWIIEGHILSNEELEYLTNLPQLEPRVKVVIERGGDRAFRWTSLEKTLLAS; via the coding sequence ATGGCACTAATTACCACTGGCAACGGTTTAATCCGCGATCTGGAAAAATTTGGCGCTCTTGGAGTGTATGTACCTCTGGAAGGGGGTTATGAAGGTAGATATCAGCGCCGACTACGCGCTGCTGGATATACCACCCTCCACATTACTGCCAAGGGACTAGGCGACGTAGCTGCCTATCTCACAAGAATTCATGGAGTCAGACCTCCTCATCTTGGAAAAAAAAGCACTGGTAGCGGTGCGGCAGTAGGTCAGGTGTACTATTTGCCACCAATTCTCAATTCTCATCTAGAACAGCTACCACCAAAGTCAAAGGGGCTGGTTTTGTGGATTATTGAAGGGCATATTCTTTCCAATGAGGAACTTGAGTATTTAACGAATTTGCCTCAGCTAGAACCACGAGTGAAAGTAGTAATTGAGAGAGGTGGCGATCGCGCCTTCCGTTGGACTTCTCTAGAAAAAACTCTGTTAGCTAGTTAG
- the rplC gene encoding 50S ribosomal protein L3 has translation MSVGILGTKLGMTQIFDEAGVAIPVTVIQAGPCTVTQVKTKQTDGYFAIQVGFGEVKPKALNRPLLGHLAKSSAPALRHLNEYHTDSSSDYALGQQIKADIFSAGQIVDVVGTSIGRGFAGNQKRNNFGRGPMSHGSKNHRAPGSIGAGTTPGRVYPGKRMAGRLGGKRITIRKLTIVRVDAERNLLLIKGAIPGKPGALVSVVPAKVVG, from the coding sequence GTGTCTGTAGGTATTCTCGGCACCAAGCTGGGCATGACCCAAATATTTGACGAAGCAGGAGTAGCTATTCCTGTGACTGTCATTCAAGCAGGGCCATGCACTGTTACACAAGTTAAAACGAAACAAACCGACGGTTACTTTGCCATCCAAGTTGGTTTTGGCGAAGTTAAACCAAAGGCACTAAACAGACCACTACTGGGTCATTTGGCTAAATCATCTGCCCCAGCATTGCGTCACCTAAATGAATATCACACTGATAGTTCTAGTGATTATGCTTTAGGTCAACAGATTAAAGCAGATATTTTTAGTGCGGGTCAAATTGTCGATGTAGTCGGCACAAGCATCGGTCGCGGTTTTGCAGGAAACCAGAAGCGCAACAACTTTGGTCGTGGGCCCATGTCACACGGTTCCAAAAACCACAGAGCGCCAGGTTCTATTGGTGCTGGTACAACACCAGGTCGTGTCTATCCAGGTAAGCGGATGGCAGGGCGTTTAGGTGGTAAACGCATCACAATCCGTAAGCTGACCATAGTGCGAGTTGATGCAGAACGCAATTTATTGCTAATCAAGGGAGCAATTCCTGGTAAACCAGGCGCTCTAGTAAGTGTTGTACCTGCAAAAGTAGTGGGATAG
- a CDS encoding DeoR/GlpR family DNA-binding transcription regulator → MLTAERRQFILEILRRDKKVLSTELSAVLKVSEDTIRRDLRELAETGLLQRVHGGALLKSPATASYADRQKQAPKEKEAIARTAAKLVCTGQVVILDGGTTTLQVTRHLPLDLHATVITNSPPIAVALAEHPHIEVVMLGGQLYKKALVNVGTVTIETLRMIRADLCMLGVCSLHPEVGISVPNLDEAHVKRAMIAGSAEVVGLVTAEKLDTAAPYLVESIHALTYLVTAPTVSNNMLSAYKALGLTIIRDEYE, encoded by the coding sequence ATGCTAACTGCTGAACGACGACAATTTATCTTAGAAATTCTGCGTCGTGATAAAAAGGTACTTTCGACAGAACTTAGTGCTGTTCTGAAGGTTTCTGAGGATACGATTCGCCGGGACTTGCGAGAACTGGCAGAAACTGGGCTATTGCAACGCGTTCATGGGGGAGCGCTTCTCAAATCTCCAGCCACCGCTAGTTATGCCGATCGCCAAAAGCAAGCGCCAAAAGAAAAGGAAGCGATCGCTCGGACAGCAGCAAAATTAGTTTGTACGGGACAGGTGGTGATTTTAGATGGAGGTACAACAACTCTCCAAGTAACCCGTCATTTGCCTCTAGATTTGCACGCAACAGTGATCACAAATAGTCCGCCAATAGCCGTTGCTTTAGCAGAACATCCCCATATAGAGGTTGTGATGTTAGGTGGACAACTTTACAAAAAAGCCTTGGTGAATGTGGGTACTGTCACGATTGAGACTTTACGGATGATTCGTGCAGATTTGTGCATGTTGGGGGTTTGCAGTTTACATCCAGAAGTTGGGATTAGTGTACCTAACCTCGACGAAGCGCACGTCAAACGAGCCATGATTGCTGGCTCGGCTGAAGTAGTCGGATTAGTCACAGCAGAAAAATTAGACACGGCTGCTCCTTATCTAGTGGAGTCTATTCATGCTCTGACTTACCTAGTAACAGCACCTACGGTATCTAATAATATGCTGAGTGCCTACAAAGCTTTAGGTTTGACAATTATACGTGATGAGTACGAGTGA
- the rplD gene encoding 50S ribosomal protein L4, which translates to MVESVVKNWQGEQVGETTFELRVAKEETASHIVHRALVRQLTNARQGNASTKTRAEVRGGGRKPWRQKGTGRARAGSIRSPLWRGGGVIFGPKPRDFDLKLNRKERRLALRTAFVGRIDDLIVVEEFSTELSRPKTKDLVAALARWGVVPESKALLILSEIADTDNVYLSARNIENLKLIAADQLNVFDLLHADKIVVTASALEKIQEVYSA; encoded by the coding sequence ATGGTTGAAAGCGTAGTTAAAAATTGGCAAGGAGAACAGGTCGGCGAGACGACCTTCGAGTTGCGCGTTGCCAAAGAAGAAACAGCGTCTCATATCGTACACCGCGCCTTAGTACGGCAATTGACTAATGCTCGTCAAGGAAATGCCAGCACAAAAACTCGTGCTGAAGTCAGAGGCGGTGGCCGTAAACCTTGGCGACAAAAAGGTACTGGTCGCGCTCGTGCAGGGTCTATTCGTTCACCATTGTGGCGTGGTGGTGGTGTGATCTTTGGGCCAAAGCCTAGAGACTTTGACCTGAAGTTGAACCGCAAAGAGCGACGTTTAGCACTGCGGACAGCATTTGTCGGTCGTATTGACGACTTGATCGTAGTAGAAGAATTTAGCACCGAACTATCTCGCCCGAAGACTAAAGACTTAGTGGCAGCACTTGCCCGTTGGGGAGTAGTACCAGAAAGCAAGGCACTGTTAATTTTGTCTGAAATTGCGGATACAGATAATGTTTATTTATCAGCCCGCAACATTGAAAATTTAAAACTAATTGCAGCCGACCAGTTAAATGTTTTTGATTTACTGCACGCTGACAAAATTGTAGTTACGGCATCAGCCCTAGAAAAAATTCAGGAGGTCTACAGTGCCTAG
- a CDS encoding AMIN domain-containing protein produces the protein MDQGLKTRQFCQWRRQLFNISLLGFCAAIALETCTTAATPVAKLDNWRFSPKTQQLEINLSAGTTPRYFYLAQPSRLVVDLPNTKLGKVTTQQNYSGAIKSIRVSQLNANDTRIVLDLAPGTTFNPKQVQLQPVSRKNSTRWVLRPVSSGKTTAAKPGNSAPSPKKQPQTPYKSQPPSNLPVTTTNLQAPLLTVPPISNDLPTTITNNSGQPFVTVPPLNPNTSSQQPALILPPPSFPNQPGNLNSIPPSVTSEFPVPTIPNASNPQVIEFGQPLPKTK, from the coding sequence ATGGATCAGGGACTAAAGACTAGGCAATTTTGCCAATGGCGCAGGCAGCTATTTAACATCAGTCTATTAGGCTTTTGTGCAGCGATCGCCCTTGAAACTTGTACTACTGCTGCTACACCAGTAGCAAAGCTAGATAATTGGCGTTTTTCCCCAAAAACACAGCAACTCGAAATCAACCTTTCAGCAGGCACAACCCCCCGTTATTTCTACTTAGCCCAACCCTCTCGGCTTGTTGTAGATTTACCGAATACCAAGTTGGGCAAAGTTACCACACAACAAAATTATTCTGGAGCAATCAAAAGCATTCGCGTTTCTCAACTGAATGCAAATGACACACGCATTGTCTTAGATTTAGCGCCAGGGACTACTTTTAATCCTAAACAGGTACAACTACAACCAGTTTCCCGAAAAAACTCCACTCGCTGGGTATTACGTCCCGTTAGTTCTGGTAAAACTACTGCCGCGAAACCAGGAAACTCTGCACCTTCACCCAAGAAACAACCTCAAACACCGTATAAGTCACAGCCGCCTAGTAACCTACCCGTAACCACTACTAATCTACAAGCGCCCTTACTCACAGTTCCGCCTATATCAAATGACCTGCCCACAACAATTACTAATAACTCAGGGCAGCCTTTTGTTACCGTACCTCCCCTAAATCCGAATACATCCTCTCAACAACCTGCTTTGATTCTTCCCCCTCCTTCTTTCCCAAATCAACCCGGTAACTTAAATAGCATTCCTCCTTCTGTTACGTCAGAATTTCCAGTTCCAACAATCCCCAATGCTTCCAATCCCCAGGTAATCGAGTTTGGTCAACCTTTACCCAAAACTAAATAA
- a CDS encoding DUF3172 domain-containing protein, whose translation MRRKPTGRSATTSKPSIFQSPMFNLFTIAIMGGVLILGIGIGIAFSSTTTLAPSNVASREFIDTKAPNPEICVQYGASAMVMDARLFVTLNPFNVYVAQPSMRPGCVIRQNNWALLEQRKLVTSDQVRDCKNRLNTFGFTGNLDSGQPDIRCIYQNEAAQNFFTAQPGAVGTPQETDRF comes from the coding sequence ATGAGACGTAAACCCACTGGTAGATCGGCTACTACTTCTAAACCCTCTATTTTCCAATCCCCTATGTTTAACCTCTTCACCATCGCAATTATGGGAGGGGTGTTGATTTTAGGAATTGGGATTGGCATTGCTTTTAGTTCTACAACCACGTTAGCCCCATCAAATGTGGCTTCCCGTGAATTCATTGACACCAAAGCACCAAACCCGGAAATTTGTGTGCAGTACGGAGCTAGCGCGATGGTGATGGACGCTAGACTGTTCGTTACTCTCAACCCTTTTAATGTTTATGTTGCCCAGCCGAGTATGCGTCCTGGATGTGTGATCCGACAAAATAACTGGGCGCTTTTAGAGCAACGTAAGCTAGTGACATCGGATCAGGTAAGAGATTGCAAAAATCGTCTGAATACCTTTGGCTTCACAGGTAACTTGGACAGTGGCCAACCTGATATTAGGTGTATATATCAGAATGAAGCTGCTCAAAACTTCTTTACGGCTCAACCGGGAGCAGTTGGAACACCTCAAGAAACAGATAGATTTTAG
- a CDS encoding transketolase C-terminal domain-containing protein produces MTIINTQFPIDLAAYQFLALNPANSSLTDEQRETLKANIQLCRDAIVFFTATGAASGVGGHTGGPYDTVPEVMILDAFFRGASEQFVPIFFDEAGHRVATQYLMATLHGDLPAEQLLHYRQAHSHLPGHPELGLTPGVKFSSGRLGHVWPYINGVAMANPGKAVFCLGSDGSQQEGNDAEAARLAVAQHLNVKLIIDDNDVTIAGHPSKYLPGFSVAKTLEGNGLKVLQGNGEDLDDLYRRLCEAVNTPGAIAIINKRPMCPGIEGLEGSTHGHDVIPVDLAVKYLESRGQTAAVEYLKSIEKPKQTYTFLGSSDKWGANRNVFGEAVVGVLSRMSEAERKEKVKVIDSDLEGSCGLKKIHDTYPEIFIPSGIMERSNFSAAAGFGMEKGKQGIFATFSAFLEMCISEITMARLNYSNVLCHFSHAGIDDMADNTCHFGLNNMFADNGLDDGYETQLYFPADVNQMTACVEAIFFEPGLRFIFSTRSKVPNIQDSNGNDLFGSGYKFVPGKDEVVREGTQGYIISFGDALYRAVDAVERLKQDGLDVGLINKPTLNVIDEEMITKVGNAPFVLVVEAFNRRTGLGSRFGSWLLERGLTPKYAHLGTHKEGCGGLWEQYPYQGIDPVSIINKVKELVGGQ; encoded by the coding sequence ATGACTATTATTAATACCCAATTTCCAATCGATCTTGCTGCTTACCAATTTTTAGCGCTAAATCCAGCAAATTCGAGCCTTACAGATGAACAGCGAGAGACTCTCAAAGCGAATATTCAACTCTGCCGGGATGCGATCGTCTTTTTTACAGCAACTGGCGCTGCTAGTGGAGTGGGTGGCCATACTGGTGGGCCTTATGATACAGTGCCAGAGGTGATGATCCTTGATGCCTTTTTCCGGGGGGCATCAGAGCAATTTGTACCGATTTTCTTTGATGAAGCAGGACATCGAGTCGCTACCCAATATTTAATGGCAACGTTGCATGGTGACTTACCTGCCGAGCAACTTTTACATTATCGGCAAGCACATTCCCATTTACCGGGACACCCCGAATTAGGGCTAACTCCTGGTGTGAAATTTAGTTCTGGCCGCCTGGGCCATGTTTGGCCTTACATCAATGGTGTGGCAATGGCAAATCCAGGCAAGGCTGTTTTCTGTCTCGGTTCTGATGGATCGCAGCAAGAAGGAAACGATGCTGAAGCTGCTCGCTTGGCTGTTGCTCAACATCTTAACGTCAAGCTGATCATTGATGACAATGATGTAACGATCGCTGGACATCCTTCTAAATATTTACCTGGTTTTAGTGTCGCCAAAACCTTAGAAGGGAACGGTTTGAAAGTACTTCAGGGAAACGGAGAAGACTTAGACGATTTATACCGTCGCCTTTGTGAAGCTGTGAATACTCCCGGTGCGATCGCTATTATCAATAAACGCCCGATGTGCCCTGGTATTGAAGGCTTAGAAGGCTCCACTCATGGTCATGATGTAATTCCTGTAGATTTAGCAGTTAAATATCTAGAATCTCGTGGACAAACTGCGGCTGTCGAATACCTGAAGAGTATTGAGAAACCCAAACAAACATATACATTTTTGGGTTCCAGCGACAAATGGGGCGCTAACCGCAATGTGTTTGGTGAAGCCGTGGTGGGTGTCCTCAGTCGCATGAGTGAGGCGGAGCGTAAAGAAAAAGTCAAGGTCATTGATAGTGACTTAGAAGGCTCCTGCGGTTTGAAGAAAATTCACGATACATACCCGGAAATATTTATTCCCTCCGGCATCATGGAACGGAGCAACTTCTCTGCTGCGGCTGGATTTGGGATGGAGAAGGGCAAGCAAGGTATTTTTGCCACCTTCAGTGCCTTCTTAGAAATGTGTATCTCAGAAATCACAATGGCACGGCTGAACTATTCCAATGTTCTGTGCCACTTTTCTCATGCGGGTATAGATGACATGGCAGATAACACCTGCCATTTCGGTTTGAACAATATGTTTGCCGACAACGGCTTGGATGATGGCTACGAAACACAGCTGTACTTCCCAGCAGATGTTAATCAAATGACAGCTTGTGTAGAAGCTATATTCTTTGAGCCTGGACTGCGGTTTATTTTCTCCACCCGTTCCAAAGTCCCCAATATTCAGGACAGCAACGGCAATGACTTATTTGGAAGTGGGTACAAATTTGTTCCCGGTAAAGATGAGGTTGTACGAGAGGGAACGCAAGGTTATATTATCAGTTTTGGCGATGCTCTCTACCGTGCCGTTGATGCTGTAGAGCGTCTTAAGCAAGACGGGTTAGACGTTGGTTTAATTAACAAACCAACTTTAAACGTTATTGATGAAGAAATGATTACCAAAGTTGGTAATGCTCCTTTTGTCCTTGTAGTAGAAGCCTTCAACCGGCGGACAGGCTTAGGTAGTCGTTTTGGTTCTTGGCTGCTAGAGCGCGGGTTGACTCCCAAATATGCTCATCTTGGAACTCATAAAGAAGGTTGCGGTGGTTTGTGGGAACAGTACCCATATCAAGGTATCGATCCAGTGAGCATTATCAACAAGGTGAAGGAGTTAGTTGGAGGACAGTAA
- the rplV gene encoding 50S ribosomal protein L22, whose amino-acid sequence MATNTTEVKAIARFIRISAYKVRRVLDQIRGRSYREALIILEFMPYRATEPILKVLRSAAANAEHNAGLDRTQLVITQAYADQGPPLKRFQPRAQGRAYQIRKPTCHITVAVGAAPEK is encoded by the coding sequence ATGGCTACTAATACTACTGAAGTAAAAGCGATCGCTCGTTTTATCCGCATCTCGGCCTACAAAGTGCGTCGGGTACTCGATCAAATCCGGGGGCGATCATACCGAGAAGCGTTAATCATCCTAGAATTCATGCCCTATCGCGCCACTGAACCCATATTGAAGGTTCTCAGAAGCGCTGCTGCTAATGCTGAACACAATGCTGGGTTAGATCGGACTCAACTAGTGATTACTCAGGCTTACGCCGATCAAGGGCCGCCGTTGAAGCGGTTCCAACCAAGAGCGCAAGGTCGAGCTTACCAAATTCGCAAACCGACGTGTCATATTACTGTGGCCGTTGGAGCCGCACCAGAAAAATAA
- the rplB gene encoding 50S ribosomal protein L2, giving the protein MGTRSYRPYTPSTRQVTVSDFAEITKTEPEKSLTTSKHRAKGRNNTGRITSRRRGGGHKQLYRIIDFKRDKHNIPAKVAAIEYDPNRNARIALLYYQDGEKRYILHPNGLKVGTIIISGPESPFEDGNALPLSRIPLGTSVHNVEMTPGKGGQIVRAAGASAQVVAKEGDYVTLKLPSGEVRLIRRDCYATIGQVGNTDARNLSAGKAGRNRWKGRRPKVRGSVMNPVDHPHGGGEGRAPIGRSGPVTPWGKPTLGAKTRNRKKLSSKFIVRRRRKSSKRGRGGRES; this is encoded by the coding sequence ATGGGTACTCGTTCTTATCGCCCTTATACCCCCAGCACTCGCCAAGTTACAGTTTCTGACTTTGCGGAAATCACAAAAACCGAGCCAGAAAAATCCCTAACGACCTCGAAGCATCGTGCCAAAGGTCGGAATAATACAGGGCGGATTACCAGTCGTCGTCGGGGTGGCGGACACAAACAACTTTACCGGATCATCGATTTTAAAAGGGATAAACATAATATTCCTGCCAAAGTCGCAGCAATTGAATACGATCCTAACCGCAATGCCCGAATTGCCCTTTTGTATTACCAAGATGGCGAAAAACGGTACATCCTGCATCCCAACGGATTGAAAGTTGGAACAATAATTATTTCTGGTCCCGAATCTCCCTTTGAAGATGGTAATGCTTTACCTCTATCGCGGATTCCCTTGGGTACTAGTGTTCACAACGTAGAAATGACTCCTGGTAAAGGTGGTCAAATCGTGCGTGCAGCTGGTGCTAGCGCTCAAGTTGTGGCAAAAGAAGGTGATTATGTAACTCTCAAGTTGCCTTCGGGAGAAGTCCGCTTAATTCGGCGTGATTGCTACGCCACCATTGGGCAAGTGGGCAACACCGATGCGAGAAACCTGAGTGCAGGTAAAGCCGGACGCAATCGCTGGAAAGGTCGCCGTCCGAAGGTTAGAGGTAGCGTCATGAACCCAGTGGATCACCCACATGGTGGTGGTGAGGGTAGGGCTCCTATCGGTAGATCAGGGCCTGTTACACCTTGGGGTAAACCCACATTGGGCGCGAAGACACGCAATCGCAAGAAACTTAGCAGCAAATTCATTGTGCGTCGTCGCCGTAAGTCTTCTAAACGCGGTCGCGGTGGTCGTGAATCATAG